TCGTTGAGCAGACGACGTGCTTGGTTCTCTTGGACGTCGAGCCCGGTGAGCCGCATGAGCCGGCGAGAGTGGTGGCCTGCGTCGACCACCTTGGGCTGGATCTGGACGCTCGTGCCGTCGATGTCTGTGGTCATCTCCAGCTCTCCGACGTCGAAGCCGAGGTGGTTGAGCCGCTCGATGCGTGCTGCGACGCGCCACCGCTCGTCGGAGCCGAACGACTCTTCCTCGGTGAGCGCGCTCCAGAGCTCGTTGTACCTCTCGAGGAGGGCGTCGCCGATCGCGATCGTGTCGATGTCCTCGTCGAGGAGCTCACCGGCGGCGAGGTCCATGAGCTCGCCGATGATGTTCGTCCGCGCGAGGTCGACGTCGTAGGTGCGCTGGCCGACGCTGAGCTTCTGGTGCAGGTCTCCGGTCTCGGCGTCGACGAGATAGGCCGCGAACGTCTCGGCGTCGCGCCGGAAGAGCGTGTTGGACAGCGAGACGTCGCCCCAGTAGAACCCGATGAGGTGGAGGCGCACGAGGAGCACCGCGAGGGCATCGATGAGCCGTGTGGCGGTGTCTGGGCGCAGCGTCTGGCTGAACAGCGACCGGTACGGCAGCGAGAACTGGAGGTGCTTCGTGATGAGCACGGCCTCGAGACGCTCGCCGTTCTTGTCCTGTCGACCGGTGATCACGCCGACCGGCTCGACGCTCGGGACGTCGACCCTGCTCAGCTGGCGCAGCAGCTCGTACTCGCGATATGCGACCGACTCCCCGATCTCCTTGACGGCGATGACTCCACCGGACAGCCGGACGAACCGGACGACGTGCCGTGACAGTCCGCGGGGGAGAGCAGCGAGCACCGATGCTGGCCACTCCTCCAGGGGGACGTCCCACGGGAGGTCGAGCAGGGCGGGGTCAGGTGACGCCGCCGTGATCTGGAGATTCTGCGCCACGGGAGTGATCCTTTCCGTGGGTCGGAGCGAGCCGGGTCGGCTGCTGGGTGCACGCTGGTCGTGCGGAGAGAGCAAAAGGGGCGGGTATGGCCGTGTGGCCAGACCCGCCCCTCAACCTACGTCAGATGCTGTCGAGCCGGAGACCGCTGCTCGCAGAGAAGACGTGCTCCTGGCCTGCACGGATCGCGACGTGGATGCGCTCGCCCTTGGCCGGTGCGGTGCGCGGGTTGATGCGCACGATGACCTCGTGGTCGCCGGCCCCGGCGGAGCTGAGGTCGCCACCCTGGAGGTCGGCCTTGAGCGTGCCGTACACGTACGCGTCGGAGCCGAGCTCCTCGACGATGTTGACCTCGATCGGGATGGCCGACGGGTCAGAAGCGTCGACGATGTCGAGCGCCTCGGGGCGGAAGCCGAGCGTGACCCTGCCGTTGTCCTCTGCCGTCATGCCGGCGACGGCGCTGCGGGAGATCGGGATGCGTGCCTGACCGATCTGCGCGACGCCGTTGTCGATGGCGAACGTGCCGAGGTTCATGGCGGGGGAGCCGATGAAGCCTGCGACGAAGACGTTCTGCGGCGCGTCGTACATCTCGCGCGGCGTACCGACCTGCTGGAGGAGGCCGTCCTTGAGGACCGCGATGCGGTCTCCCATGGTGAGCGCCTCGGTCTGGTCGTGCGTGACGTAGACCGTCGTGACGCCGAGGCGGCGCTGCAGCGACGCGATCTGCGTACGGGTCTGGACGCGGAGCTTGGCGTCGAGGTTCGACAGCGGCTCGTCCATGAGGAAGACCTGGGGCTGGCGGACGATCGCACGGCCCATCGCGACACGCTGACGCTGGCCACCGGAGAGGGCCTTCGGCTTGCGGTCGAGGTACTCGCTGAGGTCGAGGATCTTGGCGGCCTCTTCGACGCGAGAGCGGATCTCGGCCTTCGGCTTGCCGGCGATCTTCAGGGCGAAGCCCATGTTGTCCGCGACGGACATGTGCGGGTACAGCGCGTAGTTCTGGAAGACCATCGCGATGTCGCGGTCCTTGGGCTGGACGTCTGTGACGTCGCGGTCGCCGATGAGGATCCGGCCCGCGTTGACGTCCTCAAGACCTGCGAGCATGCGCAGGGAGGTCGACTTTCCACAGCCAGAGGGGCCGACGAGAACGAGGAACTCGCCGTCCTCGACGTGGAGGTTGAGCTGGTCGACGGCGGGGCGCTCGGTCCCGGGGTAGACGCGGCTCGCGTGGTCGAAAGTAACTGTAGCCATGGTGGTGGCATCCCTTCACCGGCAGGTACGTGCCGGACGATCCGTAGTGAATGGGGTGTTCTCGCGGTGGTGCATCGTGTCCGCGCTGACACTCGTCTTCAGTTGTAACGCTGGTCGAGATGGCCAGCGCTCGTGATGCATCTTACACGCTTGTGTCACCCGTCACAGGTGACGGTCAGGCGAGCGCGTGCTCGAGAGCGTCGGCGAGGTCGGCGAGGAGGTCTGCGGCCTCGTCGGTGTCGGCGACGCGGACGAGGGCGGCGGTCTCTCCCGAGCCCACCTTGACCGTGAGGTCGTCTGCACCGAGGACGGCGAACGCCCGCTCGTCCGTGACGTCGTCGCCCATGTAGAAGACGACCGTGGCACCCAGCTCCTCGCGGAGCGCGAGGAGAGCCTCGCCCTTGGACGTCTCGACGACCGCGATCTCGACGACGTTCTTGCCGCTCATCACATGGGCACCGAGCCGCTCACCGAGGGCGACCGCCCGCGTAGACACGGTCTCGGCGTCGGTCTCCGTGGACAGACGCGTGTGCAGGACCGCGGCGGACGGCTTGCGCTCGACCCAGGCGCCATCGACGTTCTCGACGATCTCGTCGAGCCCGGTCGTGACATCCCTGAGGAGGGCCTCCTGCTCAGGGACGAGATCGAACGGAGCCCGCTCGACGTCGGGCAGCCGGGTGCTCGAGTCCTCGCTCGGGTCCTGGCGGATCTCGCCGCGCTCGGCCCCGTGGCTCCCCACGAGGATCGTGCCCGACGGAGCGAGCGCGAGCTGAGCGAGCGTCTCGAGATGGCGTCCCGAGACGAGCGCGAGCCGCAGGCGCTCGTGCGGCAGCCGTGCGAGCCGGACGAGCGCGGCCGCCGCTGCCACGGTGGGACGGGACGCCGACGGGTCGTCGCCGAGCGGAGCGAGCACCCCGTCGAAGTCGGTCGCGATGAGGACCGGCCCCTCGTCGGCACCGGCCCTCGCCTGCTCGACGAAGCGGGCGACGGCTGACTGGACAGACTCGAGCGACATGGCAGACCTCAGACGTAGGTGGTGCGAGACGGCATGGCGCTGAGCACGCCGAGAAAGCTCTCGGACCACTTTGCCACGTCGTCCGACAAGACTCGGCGGCGCAGGCGGCGCATGCGCTTGCGCTTGTCCTTGGGGTCCATGTGCGCGCCGTGGAGGATGGCTTCCTTCATCCCGTCGATGTCGTGCGGGTTGACGAGCAGCGCGCCCGCCAGCTCGTCGGCAGCCCCGGTGAACTCAGACAGGACGAGGGCACCGTTGTCGTCCGAGCGCGCAGCGACATACTCCTTGGCGACGAGGTTCATGCCGTCGCGCAGCGACGTCACGAGCATGACGTCCGCAGCGAGATAGAGGGCCGCCATCTCGTCCGGCGGGTACGAGTGGTGCAGATAGTGGATCGCGCTGTGGCCGATCTCGCCGTACTCGCCGTTGATCCTGCCCACGAGACCCTCGACGTGCTCGCGGAGCTCCTGGTAGGCGCCGACGTTCTCGCGGCTCGGGCTCGCCACCTGCACGAGGGTGGACTTGCTCGGGTCGAGCCGACCGTCCTGCAAGAGCTCGCCGTAGGCCTTGATCCGGTGCCGGATGCCCTTGGTGTAGTCGAGGCGGTCGACGCCGAGCATGACGATCT
This sequence is a window from Sanguibacter antarcticus. Protein-coding genes within it:
- a CDS encoding DUF4032 domain-containing protein; amino-acid sequence: MAQNLQITAASPDPALLDLPWDVPLEEWPASVLAALPRGLSRHVVRFVRLSGGVIAVKEIGESVAYREYELLRQLSRVDVPSVEPVGVITGRQDKNGERLEAVLITKHLQFSLPYRSLFSQTLRPDTATRLIDALAVLLVRLHLIGFYWGDVSLSNTLFRRDAETFAAYLVDAETGDLHQKLSVGQRTYDVDLARTNIIGELMDLAAGELLDEDIDTIAIGDALLERYNELWSALTEEESFGSDERWRVAARIERLNHLGFDVGELEMTTDIDGTSVQIQPKVVDAGHHSRRLMRLTGLDVQENQARRLLNDLDSFRAATERQNDDEEFVAHDWFSGIFEPTVRAVPRDQRRKLEPAQLFHEVLDHRWFVSEQAGRDVPMSEAVESYVDQVLRHRPDEMAILGLPPEAADQQE
- the otsB gene encoding trehalose-phosphatase, translating into MSLESVQSAVARFVEQARAGADEGPVLIATDFDGVLAPLGDDPSASRPTVAAAAALVRLARLPHERLRLALVSGRHLETLAQLALAPSGTILVGSHGAERGEIRQDPSEDSSTRLPDVERAPFDLVPEQEALLRDVTTGLDEIVENVDGAWVERKPSAAVLHTRLSTETDAETVSTRAVALGERLGAHVMSGKNVVEIAVVETSKGEALLALREELGATVVFYMGDDVTDERAFAVLGADDLTVKVGSGETAALVRVADTDEAADLLADLADALEHALA
- a CDS encoding ABC transporter ATP-binding protein, which translates into the protein MATVTFDHASRVYPGTERPAVDQLNLHVEDGEFLVLVGPSGCGKSTSLRMLAGLEDVNAGRILIGDRDVTDVQPKDRDIAMVFQNYALYPHMSVADNMGFALKIAGKPKAEIRSRVEEAAKILDLSEYLDRKPKALSGGQRQRVAMGRAIVRQPQVFLMDEPLSNLDAKLRVQTRTQIASLQRRLGVTTVYVTHDQTEALTMGDRIAVLKDGLLQQVGTPREMYDAPQNVFVAGFIGSPAMNLGTFAIDNGVAQIGQARIPISRSAVAGMTAEDNGRVTLGFRPEALDIVDASDPSAIPIEVNIVEELGSDAYVYGTLKADLQGGDLSSAGAGDHEVIVRINPRTAPAKGERIHVAIRAGQEHVFSASSGLRLDSI